From a single Leopardus geoffroyi isolate Oge1 chromosome E1, O.geoffroyi_Oge1_pat1.0, whole genome shotgun sequence genomic region:
- the LOC123604560 gene encoding CMRF35-like molecule 5 isoform X3, producing the protein MRLLPVVILLVVQGHFSTCVQRTVRGTAMGTLTVHCTYGRGWESYKKWWCRGYEWDSCKILVKSTGSEQLVKKGRASIQDNHSQRIFTVTLENLWYDDADTYWCGIEKAGNDLGYKVYVDVDPAPDPTDSPKPVARTPAGRASSPPFTQGINSSQPIVLINPHSRSGILAFNVAAENPPMWILLVPPFFATLKWLCQG; encoded by the exons ATGCGGCTGCTCCCGGTTGTGATCCTTCTCGTCGTGCAAG GCCACTTCTCCACCTGCGTGCAGAGAACGGTGAGAGGCACGGCAATGGGCACACTGACCGTGCACTGTACATATGGGCGGGGTTGGGAATCCTACAAGAAATGGTGGTGTCGTGGGTATGAGTGGGATTCCTGCAAAATCCTTGTTAAAAGCACCGGGTCAGAGCAACTGGTGAAGAAGGGCCGAGCATCCATCCAGGACAATCACAGCCAGCGCATATTCACCGTGACATTGGAGAATCTCTGGTATGACGATGCAGACACCTACTGGTGTGGGATTGAGAAAGCTGGCAATGACCTGGGGTACAAAGTATACGTGGATGTTGACCCAG CCCCTGATCCAACAGACTCTCCCAAGCCTGTAGCAAGAACACCAGCAGGTCgagcttcctctcctccttttacCCAGGGCATCAACAGCAGCCAGCCTATTGTTCTGATCAACCCCCACAGCAG GTCAGGAATCTTGGCCTTCAATGTAGCAGCAGAGAATCCTCCTATGTGGATCCTCCTGGTACCTCCTTTCTTTGCCACCCTCAAGTGGCTCTGCCAAGGATAA
- the LOC123604560 gene encoding CMRF35-like molecule 2 isoform X2: protein MGTLTVHCTYGRGWESYKKWWCRGYEWDSCKILVKSTGSEQLVKKGRASIQDNHSQRIFTVTLENLWYDDADTYWCGIEKAGNDLGYKVYVDVDPAPDPTDSPKPVARTPAGRASSPPFTQGINSSQPIVLINPHSRPTSKHKTRIKSTSSRVCPQGQRPPMGQLHRVPPIPPSAASVPPRKNSLNVKDGKQGWTIARPASDLFALYIPY from the exons ATGGGCACACTGACCGTGCACTGTACATATGGGCGGGGTTGGGAATCCTACAAGAAATGGTGGTGTCGTGGGTATGAGTGGGATTCCTGCAAAATCCTTGTTAAAAGCACCGGGTCAGAGCAACTGGTGAAGAAGGGCCGAGCATCCATCCAGGACAATCACAGCCAGCGCATATTCACCGTGACATTGGAGAATCTCTGGTATGACGATGCAGACACCTACTGGTGTGGGATTGAGAAAGCTGGCAATGACCTGGGGTACAAAGTATACGTGGATGTTGACCCAG CCCCTGATCCAACAGACTCTCCCAAGCCTGTAGCAAGAACACCAGCAGGTCgagcttcctctcctccttttacCCAGGGCATCAACAGCAGCCAGCCTATTGTTCTGATCAACCCCCACAGCAG ACCAACCAGTAAGCATAAAACCCGGATTAAATCAACAAGTTCCAGAGTGTGTCCACAAGGACAAAGACCCCCAATGGGCCAGCTGCACAGAGTTCCGCCAATTCCACCTTCTGCTGCATCAGTGCCTCCAAGAAAGAATTCCTTGAACGTAAAAGATGGAAAACAGGGTTGGACCATCGCCCGACCCGCATCTGATCTGTTTGCCCTGTATATTCCCTATTAA
- the LOC123604560 gene encoding CMRF35-like molecule 5 isoform X1, giving the protein MRLLPVVILLVVQGHFSTCVQRTVRGTAMGTLTVHCTYGRGWESYKKWWCRGYEWDSCKILVKSTGSEQLVKKGRASIQDNHSQRIFTVTLENLWYDDADTYWCGIEKAGNDLGYKVYVDVDPAPDPTDSPKPVARTPAGRASSPPFTQGINSSQPIVLINPHSRPTSKHKTRIKSTSSRVCPQGQRPPMGQLHRVPPIPPSAASVPPRKNSLNVKDGKQGWTIARPASDLFALYIPY; this is encoded by the exons ATGCGGCTGCTCCCGGTTGTGATCCTTCTCGTCGTGCAAG GCCACTTCTCCACCTGCGTGCAGAGAACGGTGAGAGGCACGGCAATGGGCACACTGACCGTGCACTGTACATATGGGCGGGGTTGGGAATCCTACAAGAAATGGTGGTGTCGTGGGTATGAGTGGGATTCCTGCAAAATCCTTGTTAAAAGCACCGGGTCAGAGCAACTGGTGAAGAAGGGCCGAGCATCCATCCAGGACAATCACAGCCAGCGCATATTCACCGTGACATTGGAGAATCTCTGGTATGACGATGCAGACACCTACTGGTGTGGGATTGAGAAAGCTGGCAATGACCTGGGGTACAAAGTATACGTGGATGTTGACCCAG CCCCTGATCCAACAGACTCTCCCAAGCCTGTAGCAAGAACACCAGCAGGTCgagcttcctctcctccttttacCCAGGGCATCAACAGCAGCCAGCCTATTGTTCTGATCAACCCCCACAGCAG ACCAACCAGTAAGCATAAAACCCGGATTAAATCAACAAGTTCCAGAGTGTGTCCACAAGGACAAAGACCCCCAATGGGCCAGCTGCACAGAGTTCCGCCAATTCCACCTTCTGCTGCATCAGTGCCTCCAAGAAAGAATTCCTTGAACGTAAAAGATGGAAAACAGGGTTGGACCATCGCCCGACCCGCATCTGATCTGTTTGCCCTGTATATTCCCTATTAA